CGGTACGGCAAGAACGCCTACACGCTCGACGAGTACGGCCTCACCGTGGAGGAGCTGGCCCCGATCTTCGCCGACTATCTCGAGGCATTCGACATCGAACTGGAGGGCGCACAGTGAATCCGGACGATCTCTATCACGTCGGACTGATCGTCGACGATGTGGAGGCAGCCGCGGCGCGGCTGACCGCGGCCGCCGGATATGAATGGACCCAGCCGGTGCAGGCCACCCTGTCGGTGACCGCCGACGGGAGCGAGATGGATGTGCCGTTCACCTTCGTCTATTCGGTGCAGGCCCCGCATCTGGAACTGGTCCAAGCGGTGCCCGGGTCGGTGTGGACCGCCGCACCGGGACAGGCGGCCCATCACCTCGGATACTGGGTGGACGATCTCGCGTCGGCCGCCGCTCAACTGGAATCCTCGGGCTTTCGGTTGGAAGCCCGACCCAGCGGTGACGAACTCTCTCAGTTCGCCTACTACATCGATCCCGCCGGGGCGCGGATCGAGATCGTCGACCGGGCGCTGTTCCCGGATTGGCCGGGATTCCTGATGGCGATGCGTCGGGGCTGATCATGGCCGACGCATTGGAGGGTCGCCGCGTCGTGGTGACCGGCGCGGCCACCGGTATCGGTGCTGCCGCGGTGAGTGCCCTGACGGCGGCGGGCGCGCAGGTCTTGGCCACCTTCCACCAGTCCCCGCCGGTCGAGGCCGGTGGGGAATGGGTGTCGTGCGATGTCACCGATCCGGAAAGTGTCGCGCAGCTGTTTGCCACCGCTGAGAACCGTTGGGGCGGAATCGATGTCCTCATTCACGCTGCCGGTGCCTGGAAGCCGGGCATTCCCGGCCAGATCGACCTGGCCGATCTGGATGCGGTGCTGGCCACCAACTTCACCTCGACGGTGTTGACCAACCAGGCGGCGTACCGGCTCATGAAGAGCTCCGGGGGCGGGCAGATCATCAACTTCGGCT
The DNA window shown above is from Mycolicibacterium confluentis and carries:
- a CDS encoding VOC family protein — protein: MNPDDLYHVGLIVDDVEAAAARLTAAAGYEWTQPVQATLSVTADGSEMDVPFTFVYSVQAPHLELVQAVPGSVWTAAPGQAAHHLGYWVDDLASAAAQLESSGFRLEARPSGDELSQFAYYIDPAGARIEIVDRALFPDWPGFLMAMRRG
- a CDS encoding SDR family NAD(P)-dependent oxidoreductase, with translation MADALEGRRVVVTGAATGIGAAAVSALTAAGAQVLATFHQSPPVEAGGEWVSCDVTDPESVAQLFATAENRWGGIDVLIHAAGAWKPGIPGQIDLADLDAVLATNFTSTVLTNQAAYRLMKSSGGGQIINFGSAEAVMGSPLAAGYAAAKAAVAAWTRSAARAWASEQITVNALAPAVDTPGAERLREFLGPEAVPFLEQQLQQSIPLGGALGDPLRDIGPVLVFLSSPGARFITGQLIAVDGGLVMLGT